The sequence GGGGGACGAGGGGAAGGGGGATGGATCGGCGCGGCCTGAGAACGGTGAATTCATATTGAAAGTACCCGCGAAGGGGATCGGCATGTCCGAGGTGCTTAAAGATCTTATCCTCAAGACTCTTGAGATCACGGACGGCAATCAGGTGCAGGCGGCGAAGGTCTTGGGGATCACTCGTTCGAAGCTCCGGTACAAAATGGACCAGCTTAAGATCAAATCGGGGCAGCGGGTTTATTCGGCATAAGAGGGCATTACAGCGGCATCCTTCAAGGTCGAAGGAAGAATTTTTGCACTACGACAAACGGTGATGGAGCGTCACGGAAATAACAGAGGCGAAAAGTCCGCGGGTATTGTTGCAGCGGCTATGGGATTTTTCCAAAGGGGATGGGAAGTCATCCGATCGCTCCCGCTCACAATAACTATTTTACTGCTTACCATTGTCGTCGGGATCGTCGCTGCAGCGCTCGTCTATTATCGTTATCAGGAGGCTTGGAATATCCGTGAACACCAATCGGAGCTCTCTTCGATCGCAGACCTCAAAGTCGGTCAGATTGTACGATGGCGTCTTGAACGCGAAGGGGACGGCCTTATCATTGCCCACAACAGCGCATTCGCCGTTCAGGCGAAGGCCTTCTTCGACGACGAGCGCTCAGCCGGAGAGATCCTTCAGTGGGTGAAGATCATGTGTACGCACAATGACTATTCAGGTGCCGGCCTTTATGACAGCACCGGCAGGCTTCGGTTGTCATACGGCATGTTTGGGAAAAAGGTGGGGAAGGAGGACCATGAACTGATTGATGAATCCTTAACGAAGAAAGAGGTCGTGCTATCCGATCTCCATCTCGAAGAAAATTCGGGACAGCCTGCTGCCGATCTTGTGGTCCCCTTGCTCATGGGGGATTCGGCCGGTGGACGGCCGGTAGGATCATATCTCTTCCATATAGATCCCCGGGCGTATCTTTTTCCGCTGGTCCGGTCATGGCCGTCGGAAAGCCGAACTTCAGAATCGCTGCTGATCCGCAGGGAAGGGGACGAAGTGGTTTATCTTAACGAACTCCGTCATCTGCGAGGGCCTGCGATGCAGTTGAGGAAGCCCGCGTCGGCAAAAGAACTCACCGCTGCCCTTGCGGTGAACGGCGCCGAAGGGGCCGTTTCCGGAATCGACTATCGGGGCGTCAACGTCATCGCTGCCGTAAAAAAAGTTCCCGGTACTTCCTGGTACTTCATTGCTAAAGTAGACCGGGATGAGGTCGACGAAATTCTCCGCCAACAAGGATTGATGGATTCGCTGGTCGGCGTCCTTTTCATCCTCGCGACCCTTGCGATCGCAGGCTTCTGGTGGAGACATCAGCGGGTCCGCTTTTTCCGGTCCCAATTGTCGGCGGAACAAGAGCGGCGCGCACTCGTCCAGCATTTCGAGTATCTCGTCCGATTCGCAAACGACATTATCATTCTCGCCGACAAAGACCTCAAGATCGTAGAGGCAAATAACAAGGCGATGGAGGTCTATGGCTACCTGCGAGAAGAGCTGATCGGATCGAACCTGGCGACGTTGGAAGCGGCCGAGCGAGCAGACCAGTTTTCAGAACAACTGAGGTTTCTCAATTTATTTCTCGGCGCCACGTACGAATCGATGCATCAGAAGAAAGACGGAACCACGTTTCCCGTCGAAGTGAGCGCCCGTGTCATCACCATTGAGGGGACGGTCTATTATCAGACCATCTCGCGCGATATCACTGAACGAAAAAGGGCTGAAGCGGAATTACGGGAAAGAGAATACTGGATACAGGAATCGCAGCGCGTTGGGCACATCGGCTCGTATGCATTTGATTTCCGAAAAGATTCTTGGACAAGTTCCGGCGTTCTTGACAGCATCTTCGGCATCGGACCTAAGGATGACAGGACCATTAACGGTTGGTTGAATATTGTTCATCCCGATGAAAGAGAGGAAATGCTCCGGTATTTTACCAACGAGGTGATTCGTGCGGCAAAGCCCTTCGATAAGGAATACCGGATCGTGCGGAGAAACGACGGAGCCGTCCGCTGGGTTTGGGGGCGCGGGGAACTGAGCTTCGACACAAGCGGCGTGCTGACAGCTATGGTTGGAACGATACAGGATATTACGGATCGCAAGGAAGCCGAGGCGGAAATCCGCAGCCTTAACGCCGAGCTCGAGCGAAGAGTGCGCGACCGGACCTCTGAACTGGAAAGCGCTAACCGGGAGCTCGAGGCATTTTCGTATTCCGTCTCTCACGACCTCCGCGCCCCTCTGCGCGGCATCGACGGATGGAGCCTCGCTTTGGCCGAGGATTATGGGCCCGCGCTCGACGCGAAGGCAAATGAATATGTCGTACGGATTCGCAACGAGGCGCAGCGCATGGGAGCGCTCATCGACGACCTCCTGCAGCTATCGAAGGTGACCCGGGCCGATATTTCTTTAACGCGGTTGAATATTTCCGCCCTCGTCCGGACGGTCGCCGCGCGGTTACAAGAGTTTCACCGTACGCGTTCGATCGAGTTCAGCATAGAAGATGGATTGCTGGTGGACGGGGATGCGCATCTTCTTGAGATCGCCATGACCAATCTTCTTGATAACGCCTGTAAGTTTACCGGACACCGCTCGGAGGCGAAAGTGGAATTCGGGAAAAGAGATATGGACGGGAGGCGCGTATATTACGTCAAGGACAACGGCGTAGGATTTGACATGGCCTATGCCCAAAAAATGTTCGGCGCCTTCCAGCGGATGCATAAGAATTCTGAGTTTCCGGGGACCGGCGTTGGCCTCGCGACGGTCCAGAGGATCATCCGGCGCCACCGGGGCGAGATCTGGGCCGAAGCGGCCGTTGGAAACGGGGCGACGTTCTTCTTCACCTTACAGGAACCGGCATGAACACAAGAACAATTCTGCTCGTGGAAGACAATCCAAGCGACGTCGAACTGACAAAGCGTGCGTTCGAAAAAGGAAGGATCACCAACACCTTGGTCGTCGCCGAGGACGGCCAGGATGCCCTTGACTATCTCTTCTGTGAAAGAAAATACAAGCAGCGCATGTCAACGGAAATGCCCGCGTTGATCCTCTTAGACCTTAAATTACCGAAGGTCGACGGGCTCGAAGTGCTTCGGCGCTTACGGCATGCCGAGAAGACGCACCGTCTCCCGATCGTCATGCTCACTTCTTCCAAAGAAGAGCGCGATCTCGCAACAAGCTACGATCTGGGAGTCAACAGTTATATCACCAAGCCCGTCGATTTTTCTCAGTTCGCCGATGCGGTAAAGAGCCTCGGCCTATACTGGCTTGTCATCAACGAACCGCCACCAATCGTTTGAGGTCTCTCATGGACAACACACTTCGAATACTCATGGTTGAGGATTCTGAGAACGATGCAGCGCTCATCGTGCGTCAGCTCGAGAAAGCGAATTTTACGGTCGATGTCAAAAGAGTCGAGACGCGTTCACAGATGGAGGCGTCTCTTGTTGGCGAAAAATGGGATCTGATTTTGTCCGATTACACGATGCCTCAGTTCAATGCGTTCGAAGCTTTGCAGGTGGTCCAACGGGCAGAACTGGACATCCCGTTCGTTGTCGTCTCCGGGACGCTGGATGAAGAAACGGCCGTGGAAATTATGAGGCTCGGTGCGCACGACTATCTGATGAAAGACAAACTGGCGCGGCTTGCCCAGATCGTGAAACGGGAGATCGACGACGCCCGGCTCCGCAGAGAGCGAAGGTTGACGGAGAGGGCATTGAGGGAAAGCGAGGCGCGGCTCACCACGCTCATCAACACTGCCCGCGATGTAATATTCACGATGACTCCTGACGGAATATTTACTTCCCTGAACCCTTCGTTCGAAACGTTCACAGGCTGGCCGACCGCCGAGTGGGTCGGAAGGTCGTTCGAAGAGCTGCTCGTGGCGGAGGACGTTCCCAAAGCGCTCGACCGACTGCACAGGATTGTCAAGGGGGAACCGAACATCGTCACTGAATTGCGCATTACAACAAAGGATCGCGGCGCGACCCATGCAGAGCTTATCGTCACGAGGCATCTGCAGAACGGAGAGTTGATAGAGCTCCTCGGCATTGCGCGCGACGTCACCGAGCGGAGGGAGGCCGAAGTGAGGCTGCGCAGGAACGAAGCGCTCCTCTCCGATGCAATGAGGATCGCAAAACTTGCCCCGTGGGAATACGACATCGCCCGCGATATGTATACCTTCAACGACCATTTCTACGAGGTTTTTCACACGACCGCAGAGGAAGCAGGGGGCTACACGATGCCTTCGTCCGAATATGTCCGCCGCTTTGTCCACCCCGATGATGCGCCGTTCGTACTGCGCGAAATTGCAAAAGCAAGCAAATCACCCGAAGATCAGACGAATCATCATCTCGAACATCGCATGCTGTACGCCGACGGAGGCGTTGGCTACCTTGAGGCGAGCATTTTCATCGTGAAAGACGAACAGGGAAGGACCATCCGCCGATACGGAGTCAATCAAGACATCACCCAAAGAAAAAAGGCCGAGGAGCAGCTTCGTCAGAGCGAAGAGCGGTATCGCCAGTTTTTTGAGGACGACCTCACCGGAGACTTTATCAGCACCGTTGAAGGAAAAATTCTCTCGTGCAATCCGGCCTTTGCGCGTATCTACGGTTTTGATTCGGTCGAAGATGTCCTGAACACGAATGCGGAGTCGTTTTATTTGTCCCGCGAAGACAGGGAGAATTTCATCGATCTCCTTCGTAAAAAGCGAAAGCTTGAGTACCACGAGGAGACGGCCCGGAGAAAAGACGGAAAAATGATCTATCTCGTTTCGAACGAAATCGGGATCTTCGACGAAAACGACGAATTGGTTCAGATCAAAGGGTACATGTTCGACGACACGGAACGGCGGCTGCTCGAAGAGCAGCTGCGTCAGTCTCAAAAGATGGAGAGCATCGGCACGCTGGCCGGAGGGATTGCTCACGATTTTAACAACATTCTCAACAATATTCTTGGATTTGTCATGCAATTGAAGAAGTATGCCCACGACCCCGTGAAGGTCGCAAAATATACCGAAACAATCGAAAAATCCGCCACGCGCGGGGCCGAATTGTCCTCGCACCTCCTCTCGGTTTCAAGGAGGAAAAAACGCGAAGACTCGGAATTTGATGTCGGACCGCTCATCGGCGAGATCACAAATCTCTGTTCCGAGACATTCCCTCGGACCATCACGGTGAAGAAGATTCTGGGGGAGGATCTTCTCCATCTGAAAGGAGACCGAGGATCGTTGTATCAAGTCCTGTTGAACTTGACAGTGAACGCCCGCGATGCCATGCCGAGCGGCGGGACGCTGACCATCGCAGCCCGTACGTGCACAGTGGGAGAAGAGGTCAATCCCCGGCTTCTTCCGCCGGACGTCGTTCGATGCGTCGAGGTGACGGTCTCCGACACCGGCATCGGGATGTCGGAAGCGGTCCGGGAGAAGATTTTTGACCCGTTCTTCACGACAAAAGAGCAGGGGAAAGGGACCGGTCTGGGATTGTCGATCGTCTACAATATTGTGAAAGAACATCATGGCGCAATCCTCGTCGAGAGCGCAGAAAGAGAAGGGACAACATTCAAGGTCTACCTCCCTTCTCTTGAACCCGCCGCGAATGTGTCGGATGCTGTTCCATCGGAGGGACACGGCGAGCTTATTCTTCTCGTCGATGACGAAGAGATGATGCAGGAGCTTGGGAGGGAATTGCTCGAGGACAACGGCTATAAAGTCCTTGTCGCGAAAGACGGCGTTGAAGCCGTGGAGATGTACCAACAACGGGGGAGCGAAATCTCTCTCGTCATTCTGGACCTTGTCATGCCCCGCATGGACGGCGGACAAACCTACATGGAGCTGAAAAAAATGAACAACGGCGTTAAGGCGTTTTTCTGTTCCGGATTTACGTCGGATAAAGTTATTACTCAGCTGTTGGAAGAAGAGCATTTGCAGGCGATAAAAAAACCTTTCCATCCGACGGAATTCATCAGAATGGTTCAAACTACCTTGCACAGTAACTAAAATATCCTACAACGGAACCTCTGACGTATCTCGAGGAGCTGGAAGAATCACCGAGCGCTGATGGGGGAGTGATCTCGTGGTCCTGGGATGAGGAAATAAGAAGATGGATACCACCATAAAGTTCCGCCCCGGCTCTTACCGCAGTTTTCGCAAGTACTCTATTTTCCGGTACACCTTGATGTATGTGGTCTTTTCCTGTCTTTGGATAGGATTTTCCGACCGCGTGCTCTTCTGGACCGTCTCAACCCCCAGTCTCATCACTCTTCTCTCTACGGTGAAGGGTTTCCTTTTCGTCGCCGTGACCGCTCTGTTATGGCACAGCCTGATGGCCCATAACGCAAAGAGAATTTCGAACTCTCAATCGGCGTACAGGGCACTCTTCGACTCCAGCCCCATTCCGATCGTCGTGAGTTCGTACTCGAACGGAAAAACCGTCGATGCCAACGACAGTTTCATCCGTTTGAGCGGCTACAGCCGAGAGGAACTTATCGGCCGCACGGCCTCTGAACTCGGAATCTATCCCGATGATGAAAATAGCGACGCTCTGCTGAAGAAACTGAACACTGAGGGAAGGGTGCATTCGGCAAGCGGCCTCTTCCGAACCAAATCGGGAGAGACGAGGAACATCCTCCGCTGGCTCGAGCTCGTTTCATTGGATGAGAATGAGTATGTTCACGCGTTGGCAATTGATGTCACCGAGAAGCTTCGTGCTGAAAGGGAATTGAGAGAAAGTGAACAGCGTTTCGCAACGGTCTTTAACGCTAACCCAATTTGTATGAGCCTGACGAGGATGGCGGACAGAAAATTCTTCGACGTCAATCAAGAATTCCTTTCGTTATTGGAGTACGAACGCGAAGAGGTGTTGGGGAGCGATCCGCTGGCGCTGAAAATGTGGGTTGACGAGGGGGACAGAGCCAACATGGTCCACAACCTTGTCACCAACGGAAGGGCAGATCGCTTTGAATCTCGATTTCGGACTAAGAACGGCAGCATAAAAGACGTCAGAGTTATCGCAGAGTTGATCGAGGTGGCGGGAGAAAAATATATCCTGGGGCTTTCAGAAGATGTCACGGCGCGGAAACAAGCGGATGAGAACGTTCGCCTCAGTGAAGAGAGGTTCCGCAAACTCTTTGAAGAGTCCCCGATCGGGATCGCCTTCCTTGGCCAGGAACGCGAGATCTTTCTGACCAACCAGCGCTACAGGGATTTTCTCGGTTACACTGAAGCGGAGATTCGGAGCCTCGGACCAAAGGGCCTGCTCCACCCGGACGATTGGGAGCCGTCCCTTGCAATGAGCGATCGGTTGCGAAACGGAAGCATCCCCCTCTTCCATCTGGAGCAGCGCTATGTCCGGAAAGACGGGGCAGTTGTTTGGTCGGACACACACATCACGCCGGTCAGGGATAAGAATGGAACCATAATTCATACGATCGGATGGGTTCAGGACATCACAGATAAGAAGCGATGGTTGGAAACATTGGCGGCGAGTGAAACCAAGCTTCGCGCCATCCTTGACAACTCAAGCGAAGCGATCGGAGTCCACGTGAACGGCGTATGGGAAGAGTGCAATGCCGCCGCTATCCGGTTGTTCGGAGTTTCTTCGCCGAAGGAGTTGATCGGACAATCCATTCTCGGTGTTATCGCACCGGAAGAACGCTCGCGAATCGACGAATTTGTCAGGAGCCGTGGAGGCATGGCTGATGCGCCAACATCGTACATCACGAGAGGCTTGAAAGCGGACGGGTCCATGTTTGATATGGAAGTTTCCCTGGCGACATATGTCCTGGACGGACGTCAGCAGGTTCTTGTTGTGCTGAGGGACGTCACCGAGCGGAAGCAGGCGGAAGAAAGGCTCCGAGAAAGCGAAGAACGATTCCGCCAACTGGCGGATGCCGCGGTGGAGGGCATCGGATTCTCTGAGAACGGCGTTTTTGTGAACGGCAACCGGCGTCTTGCCGAGATGCTGGGTTATGACCTGGAAGAGATGATTGGGCTCCCCGTGAGCGGATTCATTGCTCCAGAGGATCGTCCCCTGGTCATGAAGCATATCCGCGACAATTATGTGGGGCAATACGAGCACTCGCTGTTGCGGAAGGACGGATCGACCCTCCCGGTAGATTCGCACGCACGCACAATGAAGTTGAAAGGGAAAATGGTTCGTGTCTCCGTTCTCCTCGACATCAACGAACGGAAGCGCAAAGAGCAAGAGCTTTCCGATGCGCTCGAGAGATATCGCCTCCTCTTTGAAATGTCGCCGGACGCGATCAGCCAGTTTGATAATGATCTTAACGTCGTGAGGATGAATCCTGCCGCGGTCCATCTGTTCGGATTTCACTCCGAAGCCGAAAGCGTAGGACGCAACTCGCTCGACTACGTCGAGCCCGCCGATCTGGAGGACGTGATGGGGACGGTGAGAACAGTTTTTGATAAGGGGAGTATCCAGAATGTACGCCATCGCCTGCGCCGAACCGACGGAACGTCGTTCCCGTCTGAGATGAGCGGATCGCTCCTCAGGGGGCCAGGAGGTTATCCCGCAGGAGT comes from Bacteroidota bacterium and encodes:
- a CDS encoding response regulator, which encodes MNTRTILLVEDNPSDVELTKRAFEKGRITNTLVVAEDGQDALDYLFCERKYKQRMSTEMPALILLDLKLPKVDGLEVLRRLRHAEKTHRLPIVMLTSSKEERDLATSYDLGVNSYITKPVDFSQFADAVKSLGLYWLVINEPPPIV
- a CDS encoding PAS domain S-box protein, with protein sequence MGFFQRGWEVIRSLPLTITILLLTIVVGIVAAALVYYRYQEAWNIREHQSELSSIADLKVGQIVRWRLEREGDGLIIAHNSAFAVQAKAFFDDERSAGEILQWVKIMCTHNDYSGAGLYDSTGRLRLSYGMFGKKVGKEDHELIDESLTKKEVVLSDLHLEENSGQPAADLVVPLLMGDSAGGRPVGSYLFHIDPRAYLFPLVRSWPSESRTSESLLIRREGDEVVYLNELRHLRGPAMQLRKPASAKELTAALAVNGAEGAVSGIDYRGVNVIAAVKKVPGTSWYFIAKVDRDEVDEILRQQGLMDSLVGVLFILATLAIAGFWWRHQRVRFFRSQLSAEQERRALVQHFEYLVRFANDIIILADKDLKIVEANNKAMEVYGYLREELIGSNLATLEAAERADQFSEQLRFLNLFLGATYESMHQKKDGTTFPVEVSARVITIEGTVYYQTISRDITERKRAEAELREREYWIQESQRVGHIGSYAFDFRKDSWTSSGVLDSIFGIGPKDDRTINGWLNIVHPDEREEMLRYFTNEVIRAAKPFDKEYRIVRRNDGAVRWVWGRGELSFDTSGVLTAMVGTIQDITDRKEAEAEIRSLNAELERRVRDRTSELESANRELEAFSYSVSHDLRAPLRGIDGWSLALAEDYGPALDAKANEYVVRIRNEAQRMGALIDDLLQLSKVTRADISLTRLNISALVRTVAARLQEFHRTRSIEFSIEDGLLVDGDAHLLEIAMTNLLDNACKFTGHRSEAKVEFGKRDMDGRRVYYVKDNGVGFDMAYAQKMFGAFQRMHKNSEFPGTGVGLATVQRIIRRHRGEIWAEAAVGNGATFFFTLQEPA
- a CDS encoding PAS domain S-box protein, whose product is MDNTLRILMVEDSENDAALIVRQLEKANFTVDVKRVETRSQMEASLVGEKWDLILSDYTMPQFNAFEALQVVQRAELDIPFVVVSGTLDEETAVEIMRLGAHDYLMKDKLARLAQIVKREIDDARLRRERRLTERALRESEARLTTLINTARDVIFTMTPDGIFTSLNPSFETFTGWPTAEWVGRSFEELLVAEDVPKALDRLHRIVKGEPNIVTELRITTKDRGATHAELIVTRHLQNGELIELLGIARDVTERREAEVRLRRNEALLSDAMRIAKLAPWEYDIARDMYTFNDHFYEVFHTTAEEAGGYTMPSSEYVRRFVHPDDAPFVLREIAKASKSPEDQTNHHLEHRMLYADGGVGYLEASIFIVKDEQGRTIRRYGVNQDITQRKKAEEQLRQSEERYRQFFEDDLTGDFISTVEGKILSCNPAFARIYGFDSVEDVLNTNAESFYLSREDRENFIDLLRKKRKLEYHEETARRKDGKMIYLVSNEIGIFDENDELVQIKGYMFDDTERRLLEEQLRQSQKMESIGTLAGGIAHDFNNILNNILGFVMQLKKYAHDPVKVAKYTETIEKSATRGAELSSHLLSVSRRKKREDSEFDVGPLIGEITNLCSETFPRTITVKKILGEDLLHLKGDRGSLYQVLLNLTVNARDAMPSGGTLTIAARTCTVGEEVNPRLLPPDVVRCVEVTVSDTGIGMSEAVREKIFDPFFTTKEQGKGTGLGLSIVYNIVKEHHGAILVESAEREGTTFKVYLPSLEPAANVSDAVPSEGHGELILLVDDEEMMQELGRELLEDNGYKVLVAKDGVEAVEMYQQRGSEISLVILDLVMPRMDGGQTYMELKKMNNGVKAFFCSGFTSDKVITQLLEEEHLQAIKKPFHPTEFIRMVQTTLHSN
- a CDS encoding PAS domain S-box protein, yielding MDTTIKFRPGSYRSFRKYSIFRYTLMYVVFSCLWIGFSDRVLFWTVSTPSLITLLSTVKGFLFVAVTALLWHSLMAHNAKRISNSQSAYRALFDSSPIPIVVSSYSNGKTVDANDSFIRLSGYSREELIGRTASELGIYPDDENSDALLKKLNTEGRVHSASGLFRTKSGETRNILRWLELVSLDENEYVHALAIDVTEKLRAERELRESEQRFATVFNANPICMSLTRMADRKFFDVNQEFLSLLEYEREEVLGSDPLALKMWVDEGDRANMVHNLVTNGRADRFESRFRTKNGSIKDVRVIAELIEVAGEKYILGLSEDVTARKQADENVRLSEERFRKLFEESPIGIAFLGQEREIFLTNQRYRDFLGYTEAEIRSLGPKGLLHPDDWEPSLAMSDRLRNGSIPLFHLEQRYVRKDGAVVWSDTHITPVRDKNGTIIHTIGWVQDITDKKRWLETLAASETKLRAILDNSSEAIGVHVNGVWEECNAAAIRLFGVSSPKELIGQSILGVIAPEERSRIDEFVRSRGGMADAPTSYITRGLKADGSMFDMEVSLATYVLDGRQQVLVVLRDVTERKQAEERLRESEERFRQLADAAVEGIGFSENGVFVNGNRRLAEMLGYDLEEMIGLPVSGFIAPEDRPLVMKHIRDNYVGQYEHSLLRKDGSTLPVDSHARTMKLKGKMVRVSVLLDINERKRKEQELSDALERYRLLFEMSPDAISQFDNDLNVVRMNPAAVHLFGFHSEAESVGRNSLDYVEPADLEDVMGTVRTVFDKGSIQNVRHRLRRTDGTSFPSEMSGSLLRGPGGYPAGVIVVIRDISKQINSEQLLRESNEKFEKIFQAAPLMVSLSSVEEGRFLEVNETAVRLCGFSRDEVIGKSSTEIGLISQMDRDRIARVLRENGTVDDIQLVLHRKDGTAFFCSYGARIVSVGGKDCLLSVSQDITDKMEAEERLRTLSRAVEQSPASVVITDINGVIEYVNPKFTEVTQYNLDEAVGRRPSILKTGATPQAEYAALWKTILSGEVWQGEFCNRKKNGDLYWESASISPIVDKEGNIVHFVAVKEDITDKKKAEARRAELEQQLFQAQKMEGIGTLASGIAHDFNNILNTIVGSASLIEERPDQVEKVRQRISRVLKSAERGTQVVKQLMTLARKTALQRKTTDMNEMLEELARLIDETFPETIEIRLNLAPSLPLINVDANQIHQVVLNLCSNARDAMPKGGELRLETKMVLGADLRLRHPEAEAHRYLELIVSDTGEGIEESVLKRIFDPFFTTKDIGKGTGLGLSVAHAIIESHRGLIEVDSCVGVGSEFRIFLPGMDGPGFALPTADQGLDNVTGGNETILFIDDDENIRDMSVEFLQDKGYTVITAVNGVEGVEQYSAHLGDIALVLSDFGLPKINGEEVYRRVRAISPSVPFILLTGLIEPEKRSELMALGIHDVIEKPYKPADVLLKIREVLDSGM